The following are encoded together in the Pseudidiomarina andamanensis genome:
- a CDS encoding class I SAM-dependent methyltransferase, whose translation MTVRNRLLNLLFIPLTVLGLNACSEPSETTATAPNLLQQAIDSETRSASNRARDEFRHPAETLEFFGIQPTSTVVEISPGGGWYTEILAPYLKDEGLLYAAHFPANSSREYYQRSRQAFMERVTNDAAFSAVVVTEFAPLSDSVIAPPESADMVLTFRNLHNWYMGGGEEAVQDAFMQFYSALKPGGVLGVVDHRLPEMRPDEDMASSGYMKESFAIAMAESVGFELAARSEVNANPNDTADHPRGVWTLPPTLGLGDDDREKYTAIGESDRFTLKFVKPKS comes from the coding sequence ATGACTGTACGTAATCGTCTGTTAAATCTGTTATTCATCCCTTTAACCGTGCTTGGTCTAAACGCCTGTTCAGAGCCATCTGAGACGACGGCAACTGCACCTAATTTATTACAGCAAGCGATTGATTCTGAAACTCGTTCGGCATCTAATCGTGCTCGCGATGAGTTTCGCCATCCAGCAGAAACGCTTGAATTTTTCGGAATTCAGCCGACCTCAACCGTGGTTGAAATCTCACCCGGCGGTGGCTGGTACACAGAAATTTTGGCGCCGTATTTGAAAGACGAAGGTCTGCTTTACGCTGCACACTTCCCGGCAAATAGCAGTCGTGAGTATTATCAACGCTCGCGCCAAGCTTTCATGGAGCGGGTTACCAATGACGCAGCCTTCAGCGCTGTGGTTGTCACTGAGTTCGCGCCATTGAGCGATAGTGTCATCGCACCGCCTGAAAGCGCTGATATGGTGCTCACCTTCCGTAACTTGCATAACTGGTACATGGGTGGTGGCGAAGAAGCGGTACAAGATGCATTCATGCAATTCTATTCTGCGTTAAAACCAGGCGGCGTGCTTGGCGTGGTTGATCATCGCTTACCAGAAATGCGTCCGGATGAAGACATGGCGAGTTCTGGCTATATGAAGGAAAGCTTTGCGATTGCAATGGCGGAGTCGGTCGGCTTTGAACTGGCCGCGCGTAGCGAAGTGAATGCGAATCCAAATGACACCGCCGATCATCCGCGCGGCGTTTGGACATTGCCGCCAACGCTGGGTTTAGGCGATGATGACAGAGAAAAATACACAGCTATTGGTGAAAGTGATCGCTTCACCCTTAAATTTGTAAAACCTAAATCGTAA
- the purD gene encoding phosphoribosylamine--glycine ligase: MNVLVIGGGGREHALAWKAAQSDAVQTVFVAPGNAGTATEAGIENVAIAADDIDGLLAFAQEKQIGLTIVGPEAPLVLGVVDKFTAAGLSIFGPTQAAAQLEGSKAFSKDFLARHNIPTAAYGTFTDIAAAKEYVRQQGTPIVIKADGLAAGKGVIIAENESDAFAAIDDMLAGNRFGEAGSRVVIEEFLVGEEASFIVMVDGKTALPFASSQDHKARDNGDKGPNTGGMGAYSPAPVVTPEVHDWVMQYVIKPTVEGMAAEGHPYTGFLYAGLMVAPDGTSKVLEFNCRFGDPETQPIMMRLRSDLVELCKSACAGDLAGKNIDFDPRATVGVVMAAGGYPDNYAKGDVIKGIKAAEANGAKVFHAGTKYNDKNELVTSGGRVLCVTAIGDSVTDAQQQAYAALSKISWNNAYFRTDIAHRAIAREQA; encoded by the coding sequence ATGAACGTACTGGTAATTGGCGGCGGTGGTCGCGAACACGCTTTAGCATGGAAAGCAGCGCAATCAGATGCGGTGCAAACGGTTTTTGTTGCTCCAGGTAATGCAGGTACAGCAACTGAAGCTGGCATCGAAAACGTGGCTATTGCGGCAGATGATATCGACGGATTGTTAGCCTTTGCGCAGGAAAAACAAATTGGCTTGACGATTGTCGGCCCTGAAGCGCCTCTTGTTCTGGGTGTCGTCGACAAATTTACTGCCGCTGGATTATCAATTTTTGGCCCGACTCAAGCTGCAGCACAACTTGAAGGGTCAAAAGCGTTTAGCAAAGATTTTCTTGCACGTCACAATATTCCGACCGCCGCTTATGGCACCTTTACCGATATTGCGGCCGCAAAAGAATATGTACGCCAGCAAGGCACACCCATTGTGATTAAGGCTGACGGATTAGCGGCCGGTAAAGGCGTGATTATTGCTGAGAACGAAAGCGATGCTTTCGCCGCCATTGACGATATGCTGGCTGGTAATCGTTTTGGCGAAGCTGGTAGCCGTGTGGTTATCGAAGAGTTTCTGGTAGGTGAAGAAGCCAGCTTCATCGTTATGGTCGACGGTAAAACGGCGTTACCGTTTGCTTCAAGCCAAGACCATAAGGCCCGAGATAACGGCGATAAAGGCCCAAATACGGGCGGCATGGGCGCTTATTCACCAGCTCCAGTGGTTACCCCTGAAGTACATGACTGGGTAATGCAGTATGTGATCAAGCCTACCGTAGAGGGTATGGCTGCCGAAGGGCATCCATATACAGGATTTTTATATGCTGGGTTAATGGTTGCCCCAGATGGCACTTCTAAAGTATTAGAATTTAATTGCCGTTTTGGTGACCCAGAAACGCAGCCAATTATGATGCGCTTGCGTTCTGACCTTGTTGAACTGTGCAAGTCAGCATGTGCTGGCGATCTAGCGGGTAAAAACATTGATTTTGACCCGCGCGCGACGGTTGGCGTCGTGATGGCAGCCGGTGGCTACCCAGATAATTATGCAAAAGGCGATGTCATTAAAGGTATTAAAGCTGCCGAAGCAAACGGTGCAAAGGTGTTCCATGCGGGAACCAAGTACAATGACAAAAACGAGTTAGTCACCTCTGGTGGGCGCGTTTTATGTGTTACCGCTATTGGCGACAGTGTTACTGATGCCCAGCAACAAGCCTATGCAGCGCTTAGCAAAATAAGCTGGAACAATGCCTACTTCCGAACCGATATTGCACATCGAGCCATCGCTCGCGAACAAGCATAA
- the maoP gene encoding DUF413 domain-containing protein, with protein sequence MATMNRDQIIKKPFNDFKNYPYGFARSGDFSIRESELLAKHGSLIAALMSGELEPESAEEQSLLAVARGEKAADSPVEKAWSKYQARINRPKVGSMYGRSRYTDEAFEISGGGDDDDLVVED encoded by the coding sequence ATGGCAACAATGAACCGTGATCAAATAATCAAGAAGCCGTTTAACGACTTCAAAAACTACCCGTACGGATTTGCTCGTTCGGGCGATTTTTCAATTCGCGAAAGTGAGCTGTTAGCTAAACACGGCAGTTTGATTGCGGCGTTGATGAGTGGTGAACTAGAACCAGAATCAGCCGAAGAACAGTCATTATTAGCCGTTGCTAGAGGCGAAAAAGCAGCTGATTCACCAGTTGAAAAGGCGTGGTCGAAATATCAGGCCCGTATTAATCGCCCAAAAGTAGGCAGTATGTACGGCCGCAGTCGCTACACCGATGAAGCTTTCGAAATCAGCGGTGGTGGTGATGACGACGACTTAGTCGTTGAGGATTAA
- a CDS encoding TonB-dependent receptor domain-containing protein, whose amino-acid sequence MKYTALAGVVAGVFGFMPQLTLALPQEVNEAVTTQQDADMEVITVVAHRQPRQLSEVAGTVTIINEDDLQRDLVINAADLVRYQPGVELDDDSSRFGNSGFRIRGIAGNRTAVVIDQVPVADYFAVGSYSDTGRGLLELGLASRVEILRGPASTMYGSKALGGVVAVHLLDAEDVLLNSKRGSRVQTGFNSDSNRANLMGATAFGSGGTRLLLAGAVQYGEDVRSADLTDAMRDEQHRRQQALLVSAETDTGFGEWQFTLDAMNESRDTDIQSIIGTGRLSATTSLVGDDSRNQYRLLAELNIDPLGWIDRGSWRLYHQSTEIEQDSFEQRMLLPEPLDIERLFDFEQTTTGLGADLETDTQLASIRHRIGYGFELMSSTLQDQRDASQTNLVTNSTTKTLLGETFPLRDFPRSRVTELGVYLHDEFELWEEGPVLSPGIRYEHYKLRTRDDALFVERYPDSEVTDLTHDAWLPKLGIIWSVSDNAEWFAQYARGYRAPPFSDVNIGLYYPQFRVLAIANPDLKAERGYAFETGFRGRDSDTQWSITAYHNRYSDFIQSRASLGFDPARQLLIFQSINRDKVVIEGVEANWEQQWTDAWSSAISAEYSRGEDRESGRNLADVTPPRLIAELQYEAQNWDTRLVLTTVRGQRELVDEADNPLFSAPGYATFDWISRWYVTPDLNVTVGVFNLTDKRYWRHARVSGMPINDPSLPVLAEAGRSIGASVYYRF is encoded by the coding sequence GTGAAATACACAGCACTTGCTGGTGTTGTGGCTGGGGTATTCGGTTTCATGCCCCAGCTAACACTGGCTTTACCACAAGAAGTGAACGAAGCAGTAACAACTCAGCAAGATGCTGACATGGAAGTGATAACCGTGGTTGCCCATCGGCAACCACGCCAACTTTCCGAGGTTGCAGGTACGGTAACCATCATCAACGAAGATGATTTACAACGTGATCTTGTCATTAACGCTGCAGATTTAGTGCGGTATCAACCAGGAGTAGAGCTCGATGACGATAGTAGCCGGTTTGGTAACAGCGGTTTTCGTATACGTGGTATTGCCGGTAACCGCACCGCAGTTGTAATAGACCAAGTTCCCGTCGCAGATTATTTTGCGGTCGGCAGCTATTCCGATACGGGGCGAGGGTTACTCGAGCTAGGCTTAGCCAGTCGAGTTGAAATTTTACGCGGGCCAGCATCGACCATGTATGGCAGTAAAGCCTTAGGTGGTGTGGTTGCTGTTCATCTGCTTGATGCAGAAGATGTATTACTAAACAGTAAGCGCGGCTCTCGCGTTCAAACAGGGTTTAATTCTGATAGTAATCGCGCCAATTTAATGGGTGCCACAGCTTTCGGTAGTGGCGGCACGCGTTTATTATTAGCTGGCGCCGTTCAATACGGTGAAGATGTGCGCTCGGCTGATTTAACTGATGCGATGCGAGATGAGCAACATCGTCGTCAGCAGGCGCTGTTAGTTAGTGCAGAAACAGACACTGGCTTCGGTGAATGGCAGTTTACGCTGGATGCGATGAATGAATCGCGAGATACCGATATTCAGTCAATTATTGGTACCGGTCGACTTAGTGCAACAACCAGCTTGGTTGGCGATGATAGCCGTAATCAGTATCGATTACTTGCCGAATTAAACATCGATCCGCTGGGTTGGATTGACCGCGGAAGCTGGCGGTTATATCACCAAAGCACCGAAATAGAACAAGATTCGTTTGAGCAACGAATGTTACTACCTGAGCCACTCGATATCGAGCGTCTATTTGATTTCGAGCAAACAACAACAGGGCTTGGCGCCGATCTCGAAACCGACACGCAACTTGCGAGTATTCGTCATCGTATCGGTTATGGTTTTGAACTGATGAGTTCGACGCTTCAAGATCAACGTGATGCCTCACAGACCAACCTAGTTACCAACTCGACAACGAAAACCCTCTTGGGTGAAACCTTTCCGCTTCGTGACTTTCCTCGAAGTCGTGTGACTGAGTTAGGCGTCTACCTGCACGATGAGTTCGAATTGTGGGAAGAGGGGCCCGTGTTAAGCCCTGGCATACGCTATGAACACTATAAGTTACGTACACGCGATGATGCTCTGTTCGTAGAACGTTATCCCGATTCAGAGGTAACTGACTTAACACACGATGCGTGGCTACCTAAATTAGGCATTATTTGGTCGGTTAGCGACAATGCAGAGTGGTTTGCTCAGTATGCACGTGGATACCGAGCACCACCATTTTCAGATGTAAATATTGGCTTGTATTATCCTCAATTTCGCGTGCTTGCTATTGCGAACCCTGATCTAAAAGCCGAACGTGGTTACGCCTTTGAAACCGGTTTTCGAGGGCGCGATAGTGATACTCAGTGGTCAATTACCGCCTATCACAATCGTTACAGTGACTTTATTCAAAGCCGAGCTTCTTTGGGATTTGATCCGGCTCGCCAGTTGCTAATCTTTCAATCAATTAACCGCGACAAGGTTGTGATTGAAGGCGTTGAAGCGAACTGGGAGCAACAGTGGACCGATGCATGGTCGAGCGCAATCAGTGCGGAATATAGCCGTGGCGAAGATCGCGAAAGTGGGCGAAACCTTGCCGACGTAACGCCACCTCGACTAATCGCCGAGCTTCAATATGAAGCACAAAACTGGGATACACGGCTGGTTTTAACTACCGTGCGAGGGCAGCGGGAGCTCGTTGATGAAGCCGATAATCCATTATTTTCAGCGCCTGGTTATGCGACTTTTGATTGGATTTCACGCTGGTATGTCACCCCTGACTTAAACGTGACAGTAGGCGTATTTAATCTCACTGACAAACGTTACTGGCGTCATGCTCGAGTAAGCGGCATGCCAATAAATGACCCGTCGTTGCCAGTTTTAGCCGAAGCCGGACGCAGTATTGGCGCTTCAGTTTACTATCGATTCTAA
- a CDS encoding cytochrome D1 domain-containing protein — translation MKPNSVSKLYPKLSALAIATGLFLTAGSSVASASDDGKKAYEANCQACHQPNGQGLAGAFPPLAGNPNVTNDKLHVVRTILKGASGPLEVNGQKYNAVMPPMQHISDDDIADIANYVLASWGNKGGKVTEDEVEQVRVKLGLKDRAEGQPHQGSTVAEVSYKGAPSTVSGGKMMRTPGAPDISEEEFAKAQEIYFQRCAGCHGVLRKGATGLPLTTDITQKKGTDYLKALINFGSPGGMPNWGTSGELSEKEIDMMARFLQHEPPTPPEWGMKDMKDSWIVHVKPEDRPKKPQHKYNVDNMFAVTLRDAGEVAIIDGDSKKVLNYVKTGYAVHISRASSSGRYFTTIGRDGKIDLIDLYMNPPQVVAEIKIGLEARSVENSRYKGYEDKIAIAGAYWPPHYVLMDGESLEPHKIVSTRGMTVDTQEYHPEPRVAAIVGSHKHPEFIVNVKETGQIKLVNYSDIDNLQVTTIDAAPFLHDGGWDRSGRYFLTAANENDTIAVVDALDRELEALIPVKRIPHPGRGANFVDPKYGPVWATSALGNADITLIGTDPEKHKDNAFKVVRVLEGQGGGSLFIKTHPKSNNLWVDTPFNPDAKVSQSVAVFDINNLDAGFKTLPIAEWADLGPGPKRIVQPEYNMAGDEVWFSVWSGQEEQSAIVIVDDKTRKLKHVIKGEKIITPTGKFNNYNTRNEVY, via the coding sequence ATGAAACCAAATAGTGTATCTAAGCTCTACCCTAAGCTGTCGGCATTAGCCATTGCTACGGGACTGTTTCTTACCGCAGGCAGTTCGGTTGCGTCGGCATCAGACGATGGCAAAAAGGCCTATGAGGCCAATTGCCAAGCTTGTCACCAACCAAATGGTCAAGGTTTAGCTGGCGCGTTTCCTCCGCTGGCGGGTAACCCTAATGTCACCAACGATAAACTTCATGTGGTGCGTACCATCTTAAAAGGGGCATCGGGTCCATTAGAAGTAAATGGTCAAAAATATAATGCGGTTATGCCACCGATGCAGCACATCAGTGATGACGATATTGCTGATATCGCGAACTATGTGTTGGCGAGTTGGGGCAATAAAGGCGGTAAAGTCACTGAAGACGAAGTGGAGCAAGTTCGCGTTAAACTTGGATTGAAAGATCGTGCCGAAGGGCAGCCTCATCAGGGTTCGACTGTAGCTGAAGTGAGCTACAAAGGTGCACCATCAACCGTCTCTGGCGGTAAAATGATGAGAACACCAGGCGCTCCAGATATTAGCGAAGAAGAGTTTGCGAAAGCGCAGGAAATTTATTTTCAACGCTGCGCTGGTTGTCATGGTGTCCTTCGCAAAGGTGCTACTGGTCTCCCGTTAACTACCGATATTACCCAAAAAAAAGGTACCGATTATCTGAAAGCGCTGATCAACTTCGGGTCGCCGGGCGGTATGCCGAACTGGGGTACTTCCGGTGAGCTCAGTGAGAAAGAAATCGATATGATGGCGCGTTTTCTGCAACATGAACCGCCAACGCCTCCAGAGTGGGGTATGAAAGACATGAAGGATTCATGGATTGTTCATGTGAAACCTGAAGATCGTCCGAAAAAACCTCAGCACAAATATAATGTCGACAATATGTTTGCAGTGACGCTGCGTGATGCTGGTGAAGTTGCAATTATTGACGGTGACAGTAAGAAAGTTCTGAATTATGTGAAGACTGGTTATGCCGTTCACATTTCTCGAGCCTCAAGTTCAGGCCGTTATTTCACCACCATTGGTCGTGACGGCAAAATTGACTTGATTGACCTCTACATGAATCCGCCACAAGTTGTCGCTGAAATCAAAATTGGTCTGGAAGCGCGTTCTGTTGAGAACTCTCGCTACAAGGGCTATGAAGATAAAATCGCGATTGCTGGCGCCTACTGGCCACCACATTACGTGTTGATGGATGGCGAGTCATTGGAGCCGCATAAGATTGTTTCGACTCGCGGTATGACAGTTGATACGCAAGAATATCACCCAGAGCCTCGTGTAGCAGCGATTGTTGGTTCGCACAAGCACCCTGAATTTATCGTGAACGTGAAAGAGACTGGCCAAATTAAGCTCGTCAATTATTCCGATATCGATAACTTGCAGGTGACCACTATTGATGCCGCACCATTCTTGCACGACGGTGGTTGGGATCGTTCAGGTCGCTATTTCTTAACTGCCGCAAACGAGAACGACACCATCGCTGTTGTTGATGCGTTAGATCGTGAATTGGAAGCGTTAATTCCGGTGAAGCGTATTCCGCATCCAGGTCGCGGTGCTAACTTTGTGGATCCGAAATATGGACCTGTGTGGGCCACCAGCGCCCTTGGCAATGCCGATATCACACTAATCGGTACTGACCCTGAAAAACACAAAGACAACGCATTTAAAGTTGTTCGCGTGTTAGAAGGCCAAGGTGGCGGCTCGCTGTTCATCAAAACTCACCCAAAATCGAACAACCTATGGGTGGATACACCATTCAATCCTGATGCCAAAGTTTCCCAGTCGGTTGCGGTATTCGATATCAATAATTTGGATGCTGGCTTCAAAACTTTACCGATTGCGGAGTGGGCTGACTTAGGTCCGGGTCCAAAACGTATCGTTCAGCCTGAGTACAACATGGCTGGTGATGAAGTTTGGTTCTCGGTTTGGAGTGGCCAAGAGGAACAATCAGCGATTGTTATTGTGGATGATAAGACACGTAAACTGAAGCATGTCATTAAAGGAGAAAAAATCATTACTCCAACTGGCAAGTTCAACAATTACAACACACGGAACGAGGTGTACTAA
- a CDS encoding acetyl-CoA hydrolase/transferase family protein, producing the protein MLVQNAQEALQILEDNDVIWCQSMAATPYKLLEGLAEVALSRRNLTLLQLHTEHSEVLSNPGLKGHLRQRAFFVGKSTRAAVNEGLADYVPMFLSEIPKLFRSGEQPLDAVLIQVSPPDAHGNCSLGISVEATRAALQVARKVIAWINPCMPRTHGDSFISLKQIDRYFEYEAAMPLHAQPKQSAITTQIGERVASLINDGDCLQMGIGAIPDATLRCLGNHKDLGIHTEMFSDGVLPLVESGVINNSRKRKHRGRIVTTFAMGSQKLYDFVDDNPLVAFLDVEYTNDTSVIRQNKQVMAINSALQIDLSGQVCADSMGTKIYSGVGGQMDFVRGASLSEGGRSVIALPATACGGTVSRISSMLNPGAGVVTTRAHVHYVVTEFGVANLRARSLTERAESLISIAAPQFRDQLAKQAWEDWGLRVRTS; encoded by the coding sequence ATGCTCGTTCAAAATGCACAAGAGGCGTTACAAATTCTTGAAGATAATGATGTCATCTGGTGCCAATCAATGGCTGCAACACCATATAAATTGCTCGAAGGGCTCGCCGAAGTGGCGCTATCTCGTCGCAATTTAACCTTGTTGCAATTACATACCGAACATAGTGAAGTTTTAAGTAATCCGGGTTTAAAAGGTCACCTACGGCAACGCGCTTTCTTTGTCGGTAAATCAACCCGTGCCGCGGTCAATGAAGGCTTAGCAGATTACGTACCGATGTTTTTGTCTGAAATTCCTAAACTGTTTCGCTCGGGCGAGCAACCGCTTGATGCGGTGTTAATTCAGGTTTCTCCGCCAGATGCGCATGGCAATTGCAGTTTAGGTATATCGGTTGAAGCTACGCGGGCGGCATTGCAAGTTGCGCGTAAAGTCATTGCTTGGATTAACCCGTGCATGCCACGAACACACGGCGACTCATTTATCTCGTTAAAGCAGATTGATCGGTACTTTGAATATGAAGCAGCGATGCCATTGCATGCGCAGCCGAAGCAGTCGGCAATTACCACGCAAATTGGCGAGCGAGTAGCAAGCCTCATTAATGACGGTGATTGCTTACAGATGGGTATCGGTGCGATTCCTGATGCAACTTTACGTTGCTTGGGCAACCATAAAGACTTAGGTATTCATACCGAAATGTTTTCAGATGGCGTTCTGCCATTAGTTGAAAGTGGCGTTATCAATAACTCACGTAAGCGCAAACACCGTGGTCGTATTGTGACGACGTTTGCGATGGGAAGTCAGAAACTGTATGACTTTGTAGATGACAACCCGCTGGTGGCCTTTCTTGACGTTGAATATACCAATGACACCTCAGTGATTCGTCAAAACAAACAAGTCATGGCCATTAACAGCGCGCTGCAAATTGATTTAAGCGGACAGGTTTGTGCCGATTCCATGGGCACGAAAATTTACTCCGGTGTTGGTGGGCAAATGGATTTTGTGCGCGGTGCTAGCCTATCTGAAGGTGGTCGTTCGGTGATTGCTCTACCAGCAACCGCTTGCGGTGGCACGGTATCGCGAATTAGTAGCATGCTTAACCCAGGCGCAGGCGTTGTGACGACGCGCGCCCATGTTCACTATGTTGTGACGGAGTTTGGGGTCGCCAATTTACGGGCTAGAAGTTTGACCGAACGTGCCGAGTCACTGATTAGTATCGCGGCACCGCAATTTCGTGACCAACTCGCAAAGCAAGCTTGGGAAGACTGGGGGCTACGTGTGCGTACCTCTTAG
- a CDS encoding DUF423 domain-containing protein, translated as MKVFVMLGAINMALGVILGAFGAHGLEKMISPAMVEVFQTGVQYQIYHALGLLMVAVLLIPYPKATGLRTGGWIMLAGIILFSGSLYMLALTGLKFFGPVTPIGGVCFIVAWIWIFWAMLKEF; from the coding sequence ATGAAAGTATTCGTTATGCTCGGTGCAATCAATATGGCGTTAGGGGTAATTCTTGGCGCATTTGGGGCACATGGTTTAGAGAAAATGATTAGCCCAGCAATGGTCGAAGTATTTCAAACGGGCGTTCAGTATCAGATTTATCATGCGCTCGGATTATTGATGGTTGCGGTACTCCTAATTCCATACCCGAAGGCAACTGGGTTACGCACCGGTGGCTGGATTATGCTTGCCGGCATTATCTTGTTCTCCGGAAGCCTTTACATGCTGGCACTAACGGGTCTCAAATTTTTTGGTCCGGTCACGCCTATTGGCGGCGTTTGCTTTATTGTGGCGTGGATTTGGATTTTTTGGGCGATGCTCAAGGAGTTCTAA